ATTCACGAAGCAAAACCATGTACAACAGTCCTGACCATATCACCGAATGCGGCAGTCCTTTTGGAACTGCAAGCCTACCGGAGCGGTCGCTTGAGCCGCATACCGGCACTTTCTTGTTTCGGTCCGTTTGGTGTAGGGTGATGGCTTTGGTGCTGACCCTCGGCCTGAGCTTGTGGGGACCGTCTGCCGCGGCGCAGGACTTCGATCGTTTACGGGCGGATGTGCGGCAACAGCAAACGGAAACGCGGGAGAACATCCGCTTCCTACAAAATCAGATCAGCCGGATTGAAGCGCAGGTTACAGAAGCGGCAACCGAGTACGAAGCAGTGTACCGGCAGTTCGAAGAACTGCAGCGCGAACTCAATATCCGCACCGCAATCGTGCAGGGCCTGCGGGAAGAACAGATTCAGATTGAACAGGAAGTCGAGTTGATTGATAAAGCCACGCAGGAAGCCGAGGCCGATCTCGAACGGCTTCAAACGAATTTTAAGCGCTTCATGCGACAGGTGTACATGCAGGGACAGCAGCAGGAAATCATCTTGTTGCTCACTTCCGGCTCGCTGAGTCAGGCACAGAGCCGGCGGTACTACCTGAGCCGCTTTGCTGCTTACCGCGAATCGCAGGCGCAGCAAATTCGGGAAACCAAGGCACGGCTGGCGCAGAACAGAATTGAAAAGGAAGAAGCCCTCAGCCGCAGTGAGGCAAGTCTGGCAGAAGCCCGCATTCAGCAGCGGCAGATGGAAAACCGGCGCAGCGAACAGCAACAGATCGTAAACCGCCTGCAGGATAACCGGCGCGCGCTCGAACAGCAGCTCCGGCAAAACCTGGAGGAAGTTGAGCAGCTGAATCAGGCGTTCAACGCCCTCATCGCACAGGAAGAGCAGCTTCGCAGGGATGAGGAAGCCCGCATTCAGCAGCTGGAAGCCGAACGGGAGCGCCGGCTTGCAGAAGCCCGTGAAATTGAAGACAGCCGGGAGCGGGAGCGGGAAATCGCGCGGCTGTCGCAGCCCACCCGCCGTGCAGCCGGCATGATGAGTCCGGATGAGCTCGAAATCGTCAGCGGTACCTTTCAGGCTGCCCGCGGACAGCTGCCCTGGCCGGTTCGGGAAGGCGTCATCACCCGAAGGT
This genomic stretch from Cyclonatronum proteinivorum harbors:
- a CDS encoding murein hydrolase activator EnvC family protein translates to MALVLTLGLSLWGPSAAAQDFDRLRADVRQQQTETRENIRFLQNQISRIEAQVTEAATEYEAVYRQFEELQRELNIRTAIVQGLREEQIQIEQEVELIDKATQEAEADLERLQTNFKRFMRQVYMQGQQQEIILLLTSGSLSQAQSRRYYLSRFAAYRESQAQQIRETKARLAQNRIEKEEALSRSEASLAEARIQQRQMENRRSEQQQIVNRLQDNRRALEQQLRQNLEEVEQLNQAFNALIAQEEQLRRDEEARIQQLEAERERRLAEAREIEDSREREREIARLSQPTRRAAGMMSPDELEIVSGTFQAARGQLPWPVREGVITRRFGNYIHPVYRTSTPNPGIHISTDPRSPVYAVHDGYVLEIMAIMGFDETVFVHHGTYVTAYANLSEISVSRNDRVGAGDIIGLSGDESSTNGSTLVFLIGQGNNFVDPQQWLSRNPQPIP